Below is a window of Paenibacillus bovis DNA.
TGGGCACTCGGTCATACGCTGTATCCGATCTATCCGGTCTACTCCCGTCCGGTAGAGCTGCTGATTATCGGACTGCTGTTCAGTCTGGTATTCCTGCGTTACGGCTTTATCGCTGTCGTATTTGCCCATGTAATGTTCGATACCATTCTAATGTCGTTCAGTCTGATGACGGTTGGCGGAGCAGGTAATATTGCGCTTGGTATTTTCTATATTATTATGCCGGGTATTATCGCCTACATTATCTACCTGTTCACCCGCAACAAAGGGGTAGACAACGCGTATCCACCGTATACGCCGCCGCAGCCAGGAATGCCGGTCTACGCACCGACAGGCCAGCCGGATCTTGGACAGCCGCCGCATTCCTACTATAATCCCGGTGCGCCAGCGCATCATCATGGCCAGGGACTGCCCAATGATCCCAGCCGGTTCCATCAATATCAGGAACCACAAGCACCTGCTGCACCGGTACAGCCACCTGTTCAACCGAATAAAAACCAGGACCAGCAGCACCGTCCGGATCATTCCTTAGAAGATCCCGGCCAGCTATCTTTTACCGGTGAACAGCAGCTGAAGTCGCCGGATCAGCAGCCTCCAGATCATTCGCAGAATGTGAATCTAACCAAGCAGCCGGATCCTTCTGCTGCGCCACCGCAATCATCGATAGAACCGATGAAGCGGGATACTGAGCAACCTTCTACTTCTACGGATTCGCTGCCATCACATGATGACGATACAGACAAATCCAGATAGTAAGGCTGCAGTTTACCGAGCAACAACTGTATCCAATGTATTCAGCCTGTATAGGCACAGCTATTAGATATAAAATGGAGCGAACGCACCAGAGAGCCAACGTTTTATCAGGCAATATCATAGCTGCAGGATGGGTTGAATTACGACAATACTGAACCAAAAAAGAAGAGTAGCCATAATGGCTACTCTTCTTTTAATGCATCCAGTATTTGACGGGCGAGCTTGTCGCCGATCGAAAGAGGCCGAAAATCTTCGACACTGGCTTCTCTTATTTTTTTGACGGAACCGAAATGCTTGATCAGCAGCTTGCGCCGCTTTTCCCCGATACCCGGGATACTGTCCAGCTGGGACACGATCATCGACTTGCCGCGCTGCTCCCGGTGGAACGTAATCGCAAATCGGTGAACCTCGTCTTGAATCCGCTGCAGCAGGTAAAATTCCTGGCTATCACGAGCGAGCTTGACCGGTTCGGCTGGATCGCCCACCATCAGCTGGGCTGTCCGGTGCTTCGCATCCTTGACCAGTCCGCAGACCGGAATAAACAATCCCAGTTCGTTTTCCAGTACATCGGTAGCTGCGGAGATCTGGCCTTTCCCGCCATCGACTACAATCAGGTCCGGCATCTCCAGATTCTCTTTGAGCACACGCTCATAGCGACGACGGATAACTTCACGCATCGTACCGTAATCATCCGCACCTTCAACCGTACGGATTTTGTATTTGCGATATTCCTTTCGGGCAGGCTTGCCGTCGATAAACACGACCATCGCCGATACCGGATCAGAACCCTGAATATTCGAGTTATCAAAGGCTTCGACACGGTGCAGATTGTTCAGCCCGATCGCCTGTCCCAGATTCTCGGCTGCTTTGGAGGTACGTTCTTCGTCACGCTCGATCAGACGGAACTTCTCATCCAGCGAGACTCTGGCATTATCCTGTGCCATCGTGATCATCTGACGCTTCAGACCACGGCGTGGAATCAGTACTTTGATACCGAGCCACTGCTGCAGCATCTGGGCACTGCTTGGCGCATCCAGCTGGTCTCCTCCGGCAGCTTTGACACTTTCCGGATCACTTTGATTTTTATCAGAATCGGCAGAACCCGATGCTGCTGCTTCCGATTGGGCAGACTCTACAGCATATTGTTCGCCAGTCTCGGCTACGCGATCAGCCAGATCATTCATACCTGTCGATCCGTCTCCATCATTCGTATTCAGACCTTCCTGTTCCGCCGCATCCAGTGCCTTGTCGTTGGCACTTTGCAGATCGACAGAAGCTTCCATAGCCGGCAGCAGAATTTCCTGCGGCATCGCCGGGTTGTCACTGTAATACTGGGTCACATAGGACATAAAGTCGTTATAAGGCTCCCCGTAAAAAGGAAATACCGACGCATGGCGTTCAATCATTTTACCCTGACGCACATACAGGATCTGTACACACATCCAGCCCTTGTCGACCGAGAAACCGAAAATATCGCGGTCCCGCGCATCCGCCATCGTGATTTTCTGTTTTTCCATCAGTGCATCGATATTACGGATCTGGTCACGCAGTTCCTTGGCTCGTTCGAAATACAGATCTTCCGCCGCTTCTTCCATTTTGCGCTGTAGATCCTTTTTAATCTCTTCATGTCCTCCGCTCAGGAAACGAGTGATCTCCTGACGGATCTCGTCATAGGATTTTTCCGGTACTTCATATTCACATGGTGCCAGACACTGGCCCATATGATAATACAGGCACACTTCCTTGGGCATGACTTTGCATTTGCGCAGCGGATACATACGATCCAGCAGCTTTTTGGTCTGCTGGGCAGCAAATGCATTGGGATAGGGGCCAAAATATTTGGCTTTATCTTTGAGCACACGCCGGGTCACTTCCAGACGCGGATGCTCTTCATTGGTAATTTTGATATACGGAAAAGTCTTGTCATCCTTCAGCAGTACGTTATATTTGGGCTGATGGGTTTTGATCAGGTTACACTCCAGAATGAGTGCTTCCATATTACTGCCGGTTACAATATATTCAAAATCGCGGATATCTGCGACCAGACGCTGGGTTTTGCCATCATGACTGCCTGTAAAGTAAGACCGGACACGGTTTTTGAGCACTTTGGCTTTACCGACATAAATGATCGTGCCTTCCCGGTTCTTCATCAAATAACAGCCCGGCAAATCGGGCAGCAAAGCAAGCTTGTGACGAATATTCTCGATTGCCTGCTCCTGCTCGCGAATCGTTTCCAAATGTGAATCCATAGACTTCTCCTTCCTGTCTTTCCTGCTGAATATTGCTATAACTGGGTGTCTATATAAGCTCTGAGTGTCTGCCTGATTCTTGTCTGAAATGCACGTCTATAGGTGTAGCTGCAAGGTAAAAGGTAGTTGCTGATATATAGCAAGCGTTGGTATATATCAAGCGCTGGTATAGCGCATCTGCCGCTGCAGTTCTTCCGCTGCGGAAAAGGATTGGACCATGTCCTCCGGTTAAGCCTGGAGATCCTGAATCGTTAATTGGAAAAGAGGATCTCCAGGCTTAAATGTCGTCCTTTGGTCCAATTCCTTTTCCTTCGCTCTGTGCTTGTTGCTTGTATCGATATCGCTTTTCTATTGTTAGGCGGGCTGGAAATAGAACTTATGCGATACAGAATCAGTATGGAATATGGGCAGACGGTATAATATACTGTATTACCCCTAGAGAGGGGATTTGTATAGGGGTTGGTGATTATATTGCTTTGGTTTGGATGTGCTTGGGAACTGGGTTGGATATATGTCGTATGCCGAATTGTATACTGGTATGAATAAGCTGCTTATTTTCTTGATAAGACGCTGTGTTTTGGGCTGTATTCTGTTTATAGCCTTTTTTTATTATAGCAGTTCTAATTGGGGATCGGGTAGTGTTAGGGCAACATATGTTCTATATGAAGTCATGAAATATAAAGTATGATGATGAAAATAGAA
It encodes the following:
- the uvrC gene encoding excinuclease ABC subunit UvrC, with amino-acid sequence MDSHLETIREQEQAIENIRHKLALLPDLPGCYLMKNREGTIIYVGKAKVLKNRVRSYFTGSHDGKTQRLVADIRDFEYIVTGSNMEALILECNLIKTHQPKYNVLLKDDKTFPYIKITNEEHPRLEVTRRVLKDKAKYFGPYPNAFAAQQTKKLLDRMYPLRKCKVMPKEVCLYYHMGQCLAPCEYEVPEKSYDEIRQEITRFLSGGHEEIKKDLQRKMEEAAEDLYFERAKELRDQIRNIDALMEKQKITMADARDRDIFGFSVDKGWMCVQILYVRQGKMIERHASVFPFYGEPYNDFMSYVTQYYSDNPAMPQEILLPAMEASVDLQSANDKALDAAEQEGLNTNDGDGSTGMNDLADRVAETGEQYAVESAQSEAAASGSADSDKNQSDPESVKAAGGDQLDAPSSAQMLQQWLGIKVLIPRRGLKRQMITMAQDNARVSLDEKFRLIERDEERTSKAAENLGQAIGLNNLHRVEAFDNSNIQGSDPVSAMVVFIDGKPARKEYRKYKIRTVEGADDYGTMREVIRRRYERVLKENLEMPDLIVVDGGKGQISAATDVLENELGLFIPVCGLVKDAKHRTAQLMVGDPAEPVKLARDSQEFYLLQRIQDEVHRFAITFHREQRGKSMIVSQLDSIPGIGEKRRKLLIKHFGSVKKIREASVEDFRPLSIGDKLARQILDALKEE